In Chitinophaga sp. HK235, a single window of DNA contains:
- a CDS encoding non-ribosomal peptide synthetase — protein sequence MKALFKNNDIHQLLESLIEKGIYVARENDNLKIRFNGEKLPDDVVSMIRENKEALLTYFKKQDRATSKHVIEKVEERASYPLSSAQKRLWTLYQIDGGGTAYNMPSRIFMSGKYDIDCFKKAICATIERHEILRTVFVMDDSGEVQQRVMDREALGFEIGYVDFRGDDDNANAYIEKDSYRPFDLENGPLLRATLLQVSEDRYVFYYNMHHIISDGWSMGVLERDVMRYYEAFKSGGAVKLPELSIQYKDYAAWQLSRLETELYTEDRTYWLEKLAGQLPLLELPAYKIRPKVKTYEGRVLSAGIPQLAVKALHQYCQDRGGSLFMGLLTIWNVLCYRYTSQGDIVTGTAVAGREHSDLEDQIGFYVNTLALRNQIDPHVSFETVFDRIKENTQEAFEHQQYPFDRLAEDLRVKQDISRSLLFDAMLVLQNATERRFNTGIRDDEFDHITDHGYMASKFDIELIFQEMENGLRMCVNYNTDVYDYEMIAGLIVHYKCLLAALPENPGACVGTVDFLSVNEKEILLNQVNANDTKYPKDKSIVALLAEQAGRTPDNTALVMEDREWSYRELDACSNRLAHYLITHHHVAPEELVGIKLERSEWMVVAILAVLKTGAAYVPIDPGYPQERITYIEEDCGCKVVVTAELMEAFRQETQLSETLPPVEMGTHTLAYIIYTSGSTGQPKGVMIEHGNVISLLYSCFGEYRFSPEDRWTLFHSYSFDVSVWEIFGCLLTGGTLLVLTREETRDLKKLTELMVRHRITVFSQTPSAFYNFVAMDGHVPTLRYIVFAGEALNPLKVALWSARNPEAKLVNMYGITETTVHVTYKLLTTGDMTVPVSNIGKPMAFANCYILSPERALLPYGASGELYVSGDGLARGYLNREELTRERFIAHPFREGERLYKSGDLARWLPDGNMEFLGRNDNQVKIRGYRIELGEIENALQDLDCIKQAVVIARKYTDNTRLIAYIMPDGPYQKSDIQEYLRQRLPEYMVPGVFVELSAIPLTVNGKVDKKQLPDPVAEDLFLETYEPAQTPYQQQILDVWKDLLRQQRIGINDSFFNLGGDSIMAIQMVSRAKKAGIILKVNDLYKYQTIKELSKHTQDAVRTISEQGILEGEAPLLPIQHYFFEQAYHEPGHFNQSVLLTVPKHITATVLQDAVELLYQQHDALRLRYVLKDEKYQGVYDTTIPALDRVNAGTAAEITAISEAYQKKISIETGSLAKFVFIETPSGDVANRLFICIHHLGVDGVSWRILTDDLSAYIQTLSAGKTVVPGSKTTSYRQWQARLKEYLFNDEAEYWNRVLSRSTALPQDYEFERRSARHSYSVQTVVLSGEETRSLLLECNEAFGTEINDLLLSALAISLAEAFREKQFVIGLEGHGREQLYDDVDVSNTIGWFTTLYPVLLEAFPDDIESTLVQVKENLRSVPHKGIGYGVLRYLSEDEAVRKQLSKDIEQVVFNYFGQIGGDIASSEQILGIAKEHKGTEISEENHHGSKIAINGLMMNNCLKINISYDTNRYAEETIAALAELYRQSLQQIISLCKEATVVTKTPADYGLNGMVSYRDLKQFVKEQAVADLYRLSPLQEGILFHSLFDNDPHAYVFQTSFDLRGDFNETAFIQAWEYVVAKHSILRTSFHISPFEAPVQCVHEKITLPVTILDYTNVEDAPAKVNELLKIDARTPFDLSNAPLFRLTVIKTGPAIVKVVYAIHHIIADGWSGPVIFSECFRAYEQAVQNGHVPAPEKIDHYKAYLDFIGRRDVSKTRHYWQEQLKQLDTASLLPFINDKERNKTFGNTARSFTKQETYVAKLEAFARKNNLTVNTIVQGAWSYLLSRYVNHQTVVFGTVISGRSTEIEEVESKVGLYINTIPLCTTLHAGEAIVPWLTELQRTQTISREEYGYASLADIQKQSPVKGILFDSLLVFENYPVDAIKAVKSQLDIDNVRVKQQNNYLLTISVNHYQETKLNITFEYNSTLLSESIIDMIEGHFKVMLDAILEETKIGALDLLTAAEKEELVLTHNQSPQAVDDTANVVALFKRQAIATPEKPALRYKNRVVSYAELNRLSDQVAKHLTNKCAVKKGAVVGFKLDRDEWEVITVLGILKAGAAYLPIAPDVTPAREAFILQDAGIAVLITNTNYLFDLTDYQGIIFAIDVELEASEGAVETRIDQNDLAYILYTSGSTGVPKGVMITHGSLVNYLLWAKTMYLGNELSSGDFGLFTTLSFDLTVTSLMLPLISGNTLEIFEKGQVSAILKQYFESNISCIKLTPAHISLLQELELSQTGVELAIVGGDALLQHHVDILRSLNPDMKIYNEYGPTEATVGCMIYEVPFTAETISIGRPAFNTQIYLLNDRNQLQPKYTIGEICIGGAGLAKGYVNQSALTAEKFIHAPFGTGDRIYKTGDLAIRNADGSLLYLGRKDNQVKIRGYRIELGEIEACLCTHKEVSEAVVIPVDAGHGKELVACLVSGSSLTINDLRSYLSKQLPEYMVPSRFVKLDKIPLTANGKVDREVLLTAGQSEITSGIEYLAASTAVEKELATIWQEHLEVDRVGIKDDYFQLGGDSIKMIRLISKINKTFKIDLPIGIFYEKPTIAALSEFISQHESAGKPDYELINRIEADLAQLESTVLQAYPDPENIAAVYPMSDIQVGMAITSQVAVHRGDFGVYHDQFLFPLGVIDLSRLEKAMERMADKHETFRTTYHLYEYGSPVQIIHRKVPVGIGYKDLSSLSGAEQEAYIRDFLADERINNSFDVTKAPLWRITILQIGAADTLFVFQFHHAIMDGWGQNNFKVELFRIYKALETAEDYRPEPLKCGMRDSILSDLMELESESSKTFWQNNMQDYKRLDILSEEPADKQASRAYPKDFSTRLLEKCKQDKVTPKALFLSGYLYVLGMLSYETDMTVGVVTHKRPITEDGDKLLGCFLNSVPFRFDVAFSKGLSWKGFVHQVERSLNELKGKDRMPLNTIAELAGEEATENPFFDVIFNYVNFHVISELYDDEDFREQQSQREIKALSYESYERTNTYLDLIVNQTLDNVSVICKQQRELKSGRTMEDLLLFYDNFLNNYLERDNEVITSTAVISAEEREKLFEFGHHYSSSDHQVETLVGLFEKQVFATPDNVALVFDNRQYTYLELDELANKFANYLHGQAGVVEGDFVALQLEKSEWMIVAVLGTLKTGAGYVPIDPGYPDGRIAYLKEDSQCRLCIDDEAINRFIHIQESLPATWKTTVRSENVAYVIYTSGSTGMPKGVAVTHAGVVNTILAQITEFEINEHRKVLQFASLSFDASVSEIFTTLASGACLFLITEAARKTPDLLQDYMVQQGIDLVTLPPAYLKIMDISNLHTLKMLITAGEPADAEKISEYLALNAGAYINAYGPTETSICATLFKAHTAAAIKSRVVPVGKPLTNVKLYILDDNKNMAPLGVMGEIYIGGAGLAKEYLHRPELTAEKFISSPLHAHERLYRTGDFGRWLPDGNIVFFGRKDEQVKIRGYRIEPGEIESQLLLMPEIKEAVVMPVTPEAGEKELRAYFVADKAMDERSLRDRLSAALPAYMLPDRYIQLKAIPLTPNGKIDRQHLLNMESTAPAAGNSHIPPKDELEKKLAAMWEEVIKRKPVGISDSFFDMGGNSLKAMQLVTRMRQELNVDIDILMLYQNPTIGKIKIPLENLMWAKARFDKDENEMEQFSF from the coding sequence ATGAAGGCACTATTTAAAAACAACGACATTCATCAATTACTGGAATCATTAATCGAAAAAGGTATATATGTTGCCAGGGAAAATGATAATCTGAAGATCCGGTTCAATGGGGAAAAATTGCCGGATGATGTTGTCTCCATGATCAGGGAAAATAAGGAAGCACTTTTAACATACTTTAAAAAGCAGGATCGGGCAACATCAAAACATGTGATAGAAAAGGTGGAAGAGCGAGCTTCCTATCCTTTGTCCTCCGCCCAGAAGCGGCTATGGACGTTGTACCAGATAGATGGCGGTGGTACGGCCTATAACATGCCTTCCAGGATTTTCATGAGCGGGAAATATGATATTGATTGCTTCAAAAAAGCGATTTGCGCCACTATTGAACGGCATGAGATATTGCGGACGGTATTTGTGATGGATGATTCGGGTGAAGTACAGCAACGGGTGATGGACAGAGAAGCATTGGGTTTTGAAATCGGATATGTAGATTTTCGCGGAGATGATGATAACGCCAATGCCTATATTGAAAAGGATTCGTACAGGCCATTCGACCTTGAAAACGGTCCTTTGCTGCGGGCAACCCTACTGCAGGTATCTGAAGATCGCTATGTCTTCTACTATAATATGCATCATATCATCAGTGATGGATGGTCCATGGGGGTACTGGAACGGGATGTGATGAGGTATTACGAGGCATTTAAATCAGGCGGAGCGGTGAAGCTGCCGGAGCTGTCTATTCAATATAAAGATTATGCAGCGTGGCAGTTGAGCCGGCTGGAAACGGAGCTGTACACGGAAGACCGGACATATTGGCTGGAAAAACTAGCAGGGCAGCTGCCGTTGTTGGAATTGCCGGCCTATAAAATCCGTCCGAAAGTAAAGACGTACGAAGGTCGCGTGTTGTCTGCCGGGATACCGCAGTTGGCTGTAAAAGCGCTGCATCAGTATTGCCAGGACCGTGGCGGTTCACTGTTTATGGGGCTGCTGACCATATGGAACGTATTGTGTTACCGGTATACTTCACAGGGAGATATCGTCACAGGCACGGCAGTAGCTGGAAGGGAACATTCCGATCTGGAAGATCAGATTGGGTTTTATGTCAACACATTGGCTCTTCGTAATCAGATAGACCCCCATGTCTCCTTTGAAACAGTTTTTGACCGCATCAAAGAAAATACACAGGAAGCATTTGAGCATCAGCAGTACCCTTTTGACCGTTTGGCAGAAGATCTCCGGGTAAAACAGGATATCAGCCGGAGCCTGCTTTTCGATGCCATGCTGGTGTTGCAAAATGCAACGGAAAGACGCTTCAACACCGGGATCAGGGACGATGAATTTGACCATATAACCGACCATGGCTATATGGCGTCTAAGTTTGATATAGAGCTGATTTTCCAGGAGATGGAAAACGGCTTGCGGATGTGTGTCAATTACAACACCGATGTATATGACTATGAAATGATAGCCGGACTTATCGTTCACTATAAATGTTTACTGGCTGCTTTGCCGGAAAATCCCGGTGCGTGTGTGGGAACCGTTGACTTTTTGTCGGTGAATGAAAAGGAGATATTGTTAAACCAGGTGAATGCCAACGATACGAAGTATCCAAAGGATAAATCGATTGTGGCCCTGCTGGCAGAACAGGCGGGGAGGACCCCTGATAATACTGCTCTGGTGATGGAAGACCGGGAATGGAGCTATCGAGAGCTGGATGCTTGTTCCAACCGGCTGGCGCATTATCTGATAACACATCATCATGTAGCGCCGGAAGAACTGGTAGGGATAAAGCTCGAACGCAGCGAATGGATGGTTGTTGCCATTTTGGCCGTATTAAAAACCGGTGCGGCCTATGTGCCGATAGATCCCGGCTATCCGCAGGAACGGATTACCTATATCGAAGAGGACTGCGGCTGTAAAGTAGTGGTAACAGCAGAATTAATGGAAGCGTTCAGACAGGAAACACAGCTATCGGAAACGCTGCCGCCGGTGGAAATGGGTACGCATACGCTGGCGTATATCATCTACACTTCCGGATCAACCGGTCAACCGAAAGGTGTCATGATTGAACACGGCAATGTGATCAGTCTGCTGTATTCCTGCTTTGGAGAATACCGGTTCTCACCAGAAGACCGATGGACACTTTTCCATTCCTATAGTTTTGATGTTTCCGTATGGGAGATCTTCGGGTGCCTGCTGACCGGCGGCACATTGTTGGTACTGACCAGAGAGGAGACGAGGGACCTGAAGAAGCTGACGGAATTGATGGTACGGCATCGTATCACCGTCTTTAGTCAGACCCCATCGGCGTTCTACAATTTTGTGGCCATGGATGGCCATGTGCCCACCCTCCGGTATATCGTTTTTGCCGGGGAAGCGCTAAATCCTCTGAAGGTCGCGCTGTGGAGCGCGCGCAATCCGGAAGCGAAGCTGGTCAACATGTACGGGATCACAGAAACAACCGTGCACGTTACCTATAAACTATTGACAACCGGGGATATGACTGTGCCGGTAAGCAACATCGGGAAACCAATGGCTTTTGCCAATTGTTATATATTAAGCCCCGAGCGGGCTTTATTGCCTTATGGGGCTTCGGGAGAATTGTACGTCTCCGGCGATGGTCTGGCAAGGGGATACCTGAACCGCGAAGAGCTCACACGCGAGCGCTTCATCGCCCACCCTTTCCGGGAAGGAGAACGGCTGTATAAAAGCGGTGATCTGGCCCGGTGGCTGCCCGATGGGAACATGGAGTTTTTAGGCAGAAACGATAATCAGGTCAAGATCAGGGGGTACCGGATAGAGCTGGGAGAAATCGAAAATGCATTGCAGGACCTGGACTGTATCAAGCAGGCCGTCGTTATAGCCAGAAAGTATACTGATAATACCCGGTTGATCGCCTATATCATGCCGGATGGACCGTATCAAAAAAGTGATATTCAGGAGTACCTGAGACAAAGGCTCCCTGAATATATGGTGCCCGGCGTGTTTGTGGAACTCAGCGCGATACCGTTGACCGTTAATGGTAAGGTCGATAAAAAACAGTTGCCCGATCCGGTGGCGGAAGACCTGTTCCTCGAAACTTACGAGCCGGCTCAAACGCCTTACCAGCAGCAAATTCTGGATGTCTGGAAAGACCTGCTCCGGCAGCAACGTATAGGTATAAACGATAGTTTCTTCAATCTCGGCGGCGATTCCATCATGGCCATACAGATGGTCAGCCGCGCAAAAAAAGCCGGCATCATCCTCAAAGTAAACGACCTGTATAAATACCAGACGATAAAAGAGCTGTCTAAGCATACGCAGGATGCGGTAAGGACTATCAGTGAACAGGGGATACTGGAGGGCGAGGCACCATTACTGCCTATACAGCATTATTTCTTTGAACAGGCATATCACGAACCCGGTCATTTCAATCAGTCGGTGTTGCTGACGGTGCCTAAGCATATTACGGCGACGGTATTACAGGATGCGGTGGAGCTCCTGTATCAGCAACATGATGCTTTACGCTTACGATATGTGCTGAAAGATGAAAAATATCAAGGGGTATACGATACCACCATTCCGGCGCTGGATAGGGTAAACGCCGGAACAGCAGCGGAGATCACCGCTATCAGTGAGGCATATCAAAAGAAAATTTCCATCGAAACCGGCAGCCTGGCAAAATTTGTATTCATTGAAACGCCATCCGGCGATGTTGCCAACCGGTTGTTCATTTGTATACATCACTTAGGCGTCGACGGCGTGTCCTGGCGTATCCTGACAGATGACCTATCTGCTTACATCCAAACACTGAGCGCAGGTAAAACAGTCGTCCCCGGATCTAAAACCACTTCGTACCGTCAATGGCAGGCCCGGTTGAAGGAGTATTTGTTCAATGATGAAGCGGAATACTGGAACAGGGTGCTTTCCCGGTCAACTGCCCTTCCGCAGGACTATGAATTTGAGCGCCGTTCCGCCCGGCATTCCTACAGTGTACAGACTGTCGTGCTTTCGGGGGAAGAGACCCGGAGCCTGCTGCTGGAATGCAATGAAGCTTTCGGAACGGAAATCAATGACCTGCTGCTGAGCGCACTGGCCATTTCGCTGGCGGAAGCATTCAGGGAAAAGCAGTTTGTCATCGGCCTGGAAGGCCACGGAAGAGAACAGCTGTATGATGATGTGGACGTAAGCAATACCATTGGATGGTTTACGACGCTGTATCCCGTATTACTGGAAGCTTTCCCCGACGACATAGAGTCCACGCTCGTACAGGTGAAGGAAAACTTGAGAAGCGTTCCCCATAAAGGGATCGGATATGGTGTGCTGCGGTACCTGTCGGAAGATGAAGCAGTAAGAAAACAATTGTCGAAAGATATTGAACAAGTGGTATTTAACTATTTCGGTCAAATCGGCGGGGACATAGCATCTTCAGAACAAATACTGGGCATCGCCAAAGAACATAAAGGAACGGAGATCAGTGAAGAAAATCACCACGGAAGTAAAATTGCCATCAATGGGCTGATGATGAATAATTGCCTGAAGATTAATATCAGCTACGATACGAACCGGTATGCGGAGGAGACAATAGCTGCGCTGGCAGAACTTTACAGGCAAAGTTTGCAACAGATCATCTCTTTGTGTAAAGAGGCCACAGTTGTTACCAAAACTCCTGCTGACTATGGGTTGAACGGGATGGTGTCTTACCGTGATTTAAAACAGTTCGTCAAAGAGCAGGCAGTAGCTGATTTGTACAGACTTAGCCCCTTGCAGGAGGGCATCCTTTTCCATAGCCTGTTTGATAATGATCCGCATGCCTATGTATTCCAGACGAGCTTTGACCTGCGCGGCGACTTCAATGAAACGGCGTTTATACAGGCATGGGAATATGTGGTGGCCAAACACAGTATCCTGCGGACTTCTTTCCATATTTCGCCATTTGAAGCCCCTGTACAATGCGTACATGAGAAAATAACGCTGCCGGTGACCATACTGGATTACACCAATGTGGAAGATGCGCCGGCAAAGGTGAACGAGCTGCTGAAAATAGACGCCAGAACGCCTTTTGATTTGAGTAATGCCCCGCTTTTCAGGTTGACCGTCATTAAGACCGGCCCCGCTATTGTGAAAGTGGTATACGCCATTCATCACATCATTGCAGATGGATGGTCCGGCCCTGTCATTTTTAGCGAATGTTTCCGGGCTTATGAGCAGGCCGTGCAAAATGGCCATGTGCCGGCGCCGGAAAAAATCGATCACTATAAGGCGTACCTGGATTTCATCGGAAGAAGGGATGTGTCGAAGACACGACACTACTGGCAGGAGCAGTTAAAACAGCTGGATACCGCCAGCCTGTTGCCTTTCATTAATGATAAGGAAAGAAACAAGACCTTCGGTAATACCGCCCGCAGCTTTACAAAACAGGAGACATATGTGGCAAAGCTGGAGGCTTTTGCCCGCAAAAACAATCTTACTGTTAATACCATCGTTCAGGGAGCCTGGTCGTATTTGTTGTCCCGGTATGTTAATCACCAGACAGTGGTGTTCGGAACGGTGATTTCAGGCCGGTCCACCGAAATAGAAGAAGTGGAAAGCAAGGTCGGACTGTATATCAATACCATTCCGTTGTGCACTACGTTGCACGCCGGGGAAGCGATCGTACCGTGGCTGACGGAGTTGCAGCGTACGCAAACTATCTCCCGGGAAGAATATGGGTATGCATCGCTGGCTGATATCCAGAAGCAGAGTCCTGTGAAGGGCATTTTGTTTGACAGCCTGCTGGTTTTTGAAAACTATCCCGTCGATGCGATCAAGGCGGTCAAATCACAGCTGGATATAGACAATGTCCGGGTGAAACAGCAAAACAACTATCTGCTGACCATTTCGGTGAACCATTATCAGGAAACGAAGCTCAATATCACTTTTGAATACAATTCAACGCTGTTGTCAGAAAGCATCATCGACATGATAGAAGGACACTTCAAAGTTATGCTGGATGCTATTTTGGAAGAAACGAAGATCGGAGCGCTGGATTTGCTCACTGCTGCCGAAAAGGAAGAGCTGGTGCTTACTCATAATCAATCTCCTCAGGCGGTTGATGATACAGCCAATGTAGTAGCACTGTTTAAGCGGCAGGCTATTGCTACGCCTGAAAAACCGGCCTTGCGGTATAAAAACCGGGTGGTTTCCTATGCGGAGCTCAACCGGCTGTCAGATCAGGTGGCAAAACACCTGACCAATAAATGCGCGGTGAAAAAAGGCGCCGTTGTCGGTTTTAAATTAGATCGCGATGAATGGGAAGTGATCACCGTGTTAGGCATCTTAAAAGCCGGCGCTGCCTATCTTCCCATAGCCCCTGACGTTACTCCTGCCAGAGAAGCATTCATTTTACAGGACGCCGGCATCGCGGTGTTGATTACAAATACCAATTATCTGTTCGATCTGACGGACTATCAGGGGATCATATTTGCTATTGATGTGGAACTCGAAGCATCGGAAGGTGCTGTAGAGACAAGGATTGATCAAAATGATTTAGCCTATATCCTCTATACTTCCGGCTCTACCGGTGTACCTAAAGGAGTGATGATCACTCATGGTTCACTGGTGAACTATCTGCTGTGGGCGAAAACCATGTATCTGGGCAACGAGTTGTCCAGTGGCGATTTCGGGCTGTTTACCACTTTGTCGTTTGACCTGACCGTGACCAGTTTAATGCTGCCGCTGATCAGTGGTAATACGTTGGAGATATTTGAGAAAGGGCAGGTGTCAGCTATTTTAAAGCAATATTTTGAAAGTAATATTTCCTGCATCAAGCTGACACCAGCGCATATCAGTTTGCTGCAGGAACTGGAACTTTCCCAAACCGGGGTAGAACTGGCCATTGTAGGTGGAGACGCGCTGCTGCAACATCATGTGGACATCCTGCGGAGCCTCAACCCGGACATGAAGATCTATAACGAGTACGGCCCTACGGAGGCAACCGTTGGTTGTATGATTTACGAAGTACCTTTTACTGCGGAAACCATCTCCATTGGGCGGCCGGCCTTCAATACACAGATCTATCTGTTGAATGACCGGAACCAGTTGCAGCCTAAATACACCATCGGGGAAATCTGCATCGGCGGGGCAGGGCTGGCCAAAGGTTACGTGAATCAATCAGCACTGACGGCGGAAAAATTCATTCATGCTCCTTTTGGCACCGGCGACCGGATTTATAAAACGGGCGATCTGGCCATCCGCAATGCCGATGGCAGCCTGTTGTACCTGGGCAGAAAAGACAATCAGGTGAAGATCCGTGGTTACCGGATTGAATTGGGAGAGATAGAAGCGTGCCTCTGCACTCACAAAGAGGTGTCCGAAGCAGTGGTGATTCCGGTAGATGCCGGTCACGGAAAAGAATTGGTGGCCTGTCTGGTATCCGGCAGCTCCCTGACGATCAATGACCTCAGAAGTTATCTGTCGAAGCAGCTACCGGAATACATGGTCCCTTCCCGTTTTGTGAAACTGGATAAAATCCCGTTGACGGCCAACGGTAAAGTTGACAGGGAAGTACTGCTGACAGCCGGCCAGTCTGAAATCACCTCCGGTATTGAATATCTGGCGGCATCTACGGCAGTTGAGAAAGAACTGGCGACCATCTGGCAGGAACATCTGGAAGTGGACAGGGTTGGCATTAAAGACGATTATTTCCAGCTGGGCGGCGATTCTATCAAAATGATCCGCCTGATCAGCAAAATCAACAAGACATTCAAAATAGATCTTCCAATCGGTATCTTTTATGAAAAGCCCACGATAGCAGCGTTGTCGGAGTTTATCTCTCAACATGAATCTGCTGGTAAACCGGACTATGAGCTGATTAACCGGATAGAAGCGGATTTAGCGCAACTGGAATCGACCGTGTTGCAAGCGTATCCCGATCCTGAGAATATTGCCGCCGTTTATCCGATGAGCGATATACAGGTTGGCATGGCCATTACCAGTCAGGTGGCAGTGCACCGTGGCGACTTTGGCGTTTATCATGACCAGTTCCTGTTCCCGCTGGGTGTAATAGATCTGTCGCGGCTGGAAAAAGCTATGGAGCGCATGGCAGACAAACATGAGACCTTCCGGACTACATATCATTTGTATGAATACGGTAGCCCTGTACAGATCATTCACCGGAAAGTCCCGGTGGGCATTGGTTATAAAGATCTGTCGTCGTTGTCCGGAGCGGAGCAGGAGGCGTATATACGTGATTTTCTGGCCGATGAAAGGATCAATAACAGTTTTGATGTGACGAAAGCCCCGCTGTGGCGGATCACGATATTGCAGATCGGAGCAGCGGATACGCTTTTTGTTTTCCAGTTCCATCATGCCATCATGGATGGATGGGGACAGAATAATTTCAAAGTGGAGTTGTTCCGGATATACAAAGCCCTTGAAACAGCAGAAGACTATCGTCCGGAACCGCTGAAGTGCGGCATGCGCGATAGCATACTGTCCGATTTGATGGAGCTGGAAAGTGAGAGTAGTAAGACTTTCTGGCAGAATAACATGCAGGACTACAAGCGGCTGGACATTTTATCGGAGGAGCCGGCCGATAAACAGGCATCGCGGGCATATCCCAAAGACTTCAGTACAAGGTTACTGGAAAAATGCAAACAGGATAAGGTAACCCCCAAAGCACTGTTTTTAAGTGGTTACCTGTATGTACTGGGGATGCTTTCTTATGAAACAGATATGACTGTGGGGGTAGTGACGCATAAACGACCCATTACAGAAGACGGAGATAAATTGCTGGGCTGCTTTTTAAACTCTGTTCCTTTCCGTTTTGATGTTGCTTTCTCCAAAGGGCTCTCCTGGAAAGGATTTGTTCATCAGGTGGAAAGATCGCTGAATGAGCTGAAAGGCAAAGACCGGATGCCGTTGAATACCATAGCGGAACTTGCCGGGGAAGAAGCCACGGAGAATCCCTTCTTTGATGTGATCTTTAACTATGTGAATTTTCACGTCATCAGTGAATTGTATGATGATGAAGATTTCCGGGAACAACAGTCTCAAAGGGAAATCAAAGCGCTCTCCTATGAAAGTTATGAAAGGACCAATACGTATCTGGACCTGATCGTCAACCAGACGCTGGACAATGTTTCCGTGATCTGTAAGCAACAACGGGAACTGAAGTCGGGGCGCACCATGGAGGACCTTCTTTTATTCTACGACAACTTTTTAAACAACTATCTGGAAAGGGATAACGAAGTTATCACCAGCACTGCCGTTATTTCAGCAGAAGAACGGGAAAAGCTATTTGAGTTCGGGCATCATTATTCATCTTCCGATCATCAAGTGGAAACATTGGTCGGCCTGTTTGAAAAACAGGTATTTGCTACTCCTGATAACGTCGCGCTGGTATTTGATAACAGGCAATACACCTATCTGGAACTGGATGAGCTGGCGAATAAATTTGCCAACTACCTGCATGGCCAGGCGGGGGTTGTTGAAGGAGACTTCGTGGCGCTGCAGCTGGAAAAAAGTGAATGGATGATCGTGGCTGTTCTCGGTACATTGAAAACAGGGGCAGGTTACGTTCCTATAGATCCCGGCTATCCCGACGGCCGGATTGCCTACCTGAAAGAGGACAGTCAATGCAGGCTGTGTATCGATGACGAAGCGATCAATCGATTTATCCATATACAGGAATCCCTGCCGGCAACGTGGAAAACCACTGTCCGTTCTGAAAACGTGGCGTATGTGATTTACACTTCCGGGTCAACAGGAATGCCCAAAGGAGTAGCCGTAACGCACGCCGGTGTAGTAAACACCATCCTCGCTCAGATAACAGAATTTGAGATCAACGAACACCGGAAGGTCTTGCAGTTTGCTTCCCTGTCATTTGATGCCTCCGTATCTGAAATTTTTACGACACTGGCCTCCGGCGCATGTCTGTTCCTGATAACAGAGGCTGCGCGCAAAACCCCTGACTTGCTGCAGGATTACATGGTGCAGCAGGGGATAGACCTCGTCACCCTGCCTCCGGCCTATTTAAAAATAATGGACATCAGTAACCTGCACACCCTGAAGATGCTGATCACTGCGGGTGAACCAGCGGATGCTGAAAAGATATCTGAATACCTGGCGCTTAACGCCGGCGCATATATTAACGCCTACGGCCCTACGGAAACGAGCATATGCGCTACCCTTTTCAAAGCACATACCGCAGCAGCGATCAAAAGCAGGGTAGTGCCTGTCGGTAAGCCTTTAACCAATGTTAAGCTCTATATTCTGGATGATAATAAAAATATGGCGCCGTTGGGTGTCATGGGAGAAATATACATTGGTGGCGCGGGTCTTGCCAAAGAATATCTGCACCGTCCGGAATTAACAGCCGAAAAGTTTATCAGTAGCCCGCTGCATGCCCACGAACGCCTGTACCGGACCGGTGATTTTGGAAGATGGTTGCCCGACGGGAACATCGTATTCTTCGGCAGAAAAGATGAACAGGTGAAAATAAGAGGCTACAGAATTGAACCGGGAGAAATTGAAAGCCAGCTCCTGTTAATGCCTGAAATCAAAGAAGCAGTTGTGATGCCGGTCACACCTGAAGCAGGTGAGAAAGAGTTGAGGGCCTATTTTGTAGCTGATAAGGCAATGGATGAAAGAAGCCTGCGGGACCGGTTGTCTGCAGCACTGCCAGCCTACATGCTGCCGGATAGATATATTCAGCTGAAAGCAATACCACTGACGCCTAACGGGAAAATCGACCGGCAACACCTCCTGAATATGGAAAGCACAGCGCCCGCTGCCGGCAATAGCCACATACCACCTAAAGATGAGCTGGAAAAGAAACTGGCCGCGATGTGGGAGGAGGTGATTAAAAGAAAACCAGTGGGTATCAGCGACTCCTTCTTCGATATGGGCGGTAACAGCCTGAAAGCCATGCAGCTGGTGACGAGGATGAGACAAGAACTGAACGTGGATATCGATATTTTAATGTTATATCAAAACCCCACCATCGGGAAAATTAAAATACCGCTCGAAAACCTGATGTGGGCAAAAGCCCGGTTCGATAAGGATGAAAATGAGATGGAGCAATTTTCATTCTAA